A single Paenibacillus sp. FSL R5-0517 DNA region contains:
- a CDS encoding AraC family transcriptional regulator — MPSMMQFSASLEYSYRSTSVYNPGKSDGFHSHPHYEIYYFHDGECTYIIGDRVYNLKPGDLVLMHGLTLHRPHPKPGSTYERSTLHFDPSAIRSSLHADRIVEVLRPFEELRNCRVNLTGDSRSEFEALLHDLHRLSQSQSHFRQERMNVRLCDLLYFVAEICQGDVEEQLPSSEKERHVQHIIRYVDTHYMKDIGLDDLALELHLSKPYLAGMFKEMTGLTVFKYLYDRRINQAKLLFQFQPEITVTEASRLSGFKRLSHFSRMFKQSVGCSPDLYRTQLHRQS, encoded by the coding sequence ATGCCGAGCATGATGCAATTTAGTGCTTCACTGGAGTATAGTTATCGTTCCACCAGTGTATATAATCCGGGCAAGTCAGATGGATTCCATTCACATCCACATTATGAGATTTATTATTTTCATGATGGAGAATGTACTTACATTATAGGAGACCGGGTATACAACCTGAAGCCAGGTGATCTGGTGTTAATGCACGGCTTGACGCTTCATCGACCACATCCGAAGCCTGGCAGTACTTATGAGCGAAGCACATTGCATTTTGATCCGTCTGCCATACGAAGTAGTCTGCATGCTGACCGCATAGTTGAGGTCCTGAGGCCATTTGAAGAACTCAGAAATTGCCGGGTCAATCTGACGGGGGATAGCCGTTCTGAATTTGAAGCTCTATTGCATGATCTTCATCGTCTGTCTCAGAGTCAGAGCCATTTCAGACAAGAGCGCATGAATGTCAGACTGTGTGATCTGTTATATTTTGTAGCAGAGATCTGCCAGGGTGATGTCGAAGAACAACTTCCCTCATCGGAGAAGGAGCGGCATGTCCAGCATATTATTCGTTATGTCGATACACATTATATGAAGGATATTGGTCTGGATGATTTGGCACTGGAATTACATCTTTCCAAGCCATATCTGGCAGGCATGTTTAAGGAAATGACAGGTTTGACGGTATTCAAATATCTGTATGACCGTCGTATCAATCAGGCCAAGCTTTTGTTTCAGTTCCAACCAGAGATCACGGTGACAGAAGCAAGTCGATTGTCCGGTTTCAAACGCCTTTCGCATTTTAGTCGGATGTTCAAACAAAGTGTGGGATGTTCGCCTGATCTGTACCGTACCCAATTGCATCGTCAATCATAG
- a CDS encoding carbohydrate ABC transporter permease: protein MEKSIAANAKPTAPHAPKGKFRMESLTQIRRIILTLLMSGFALLMIMPFIWMISTSFKSPADVFTYPIQWIPSSLNWEHHIKVWSGADTFATYYLNSLKISLISTIGAVFLSAFAAYGFARIQFKGRETLFLIYLSMMMVPPQVLFVPKFLMFEWVGIYNTHWALILPGMFTIFGVFMLRQFFLSVPSEISEAAFIDGAGHLRIFFRLILPLAKPALATLAIIDFSWHWNDYENALVFLIDKDLYTVPLGLQNFILENNVDYNGMMAAATAGIIPMIIVFLVGQHYIIQGVAGSAVKG from the coding sequence ATGGAGAAATCAATTGCCGCAAACGCGAAGCCCACAGCTCCGCATGCACCTAAAGGTAAATTCCGCATGGAGTCCTTAACCCAGATTCGAAGAATCATACTGACACTTCTGATGTCCGGGTTTGCTTTGCTGATGATTATGCCGTTCATCTGGATGATTAGCACGTCGTTCAAATCTCCTGCGGACGTATTCACCTATCCCATCCAATGGATACCCTCCAGCCTGAACTGGGAGCATCACATTAAGGTCTGGAGCGGAGCGGATACCTTTGCTACGTATTATCTGAACTCGTTGAAAATATCACTAATTAGCACGATCGGAGCTGTATTTCTCTCGGCGTTTGCAGCTTATGGCTTCGCAAGAATTCAATTCAAAGGACGGGAGACACTGTTCCTCATCTATCTCTCGATGATGATGGTGCCCCCGCAGGTGCTCTTTGTGCCCAAGTTCCTCATGTTCGAATGGGTCGGCATCTATAATACGCATTGGGCCCTGATCCTGCCTGGAATGTTCACGATCTTTGGGGTGTTTATGCTTCGGCAATTCTTCCTGTCGGTGCCATCGGAGATTTCGGAAGCGGCATTCATCGACGGTGCAGGTCACCTACGCATATTCTTTAGATTGATTCTGCCTTTGGCGAAGCCAGCGCTGGCTACACTTGCGATCATTGATTTCTCCTGGCACTGGAATGACTATGAGAATGCGCTTGTGTTTCTCATCGACAAAGACCTGTATACCGTGCCGCTTGGTCTGCAGAACTTTATTCTGGAGAACAACGTGGATTACAACGGCATGATGGCCGCTGCCACGGCAGGTATTATACCGATGATTATCGTCTTTTTGGTAGGCCAGCATTACATTATTCAAGGCGTGGCTGGAAGTGCCGTGAAGGGCTGA
- a CDS encoding glutathione peroxidase, producing the protein MPTIYDFTVTRTSGERFPLYQYEGKPVLIVNTASKCKYTHQFDDMQKLYDQYKDQGLQIIGFPCNQFAEQEPGSSSEAESFCQINYGVKFPMFSKLDVNGEAAHPLYDFLKRSGPFAGFDETDIQAKLLKLMVADKAPEWLHGDAIKWNFTKFLIDAEGRVVRRFEPIDSIDEIQESIKQLL; encoded by the coding sequence ATGCCAACCATCTACGACTTTACCGTAACCAGAACCAGTGGAGAGCGTTTCCCACTCTATCAATATGAAGGAAAACCTGTGCTCATCGTAAACACGGCAAGTAAATGTAAATATACGCACCAGTTTGATGACATGCAGAAACTGTATGATCAGTACAAGGATCAAGGACTTCAGATTATTGGTTTCCCATGCAACCAGTTTGCAGAGCAAGAGCCTGGAAGCAGTTCGGAAGCAGAATCCTTCTGCCAGATTAACTATGGTGTGAAATTTCCGATGTTCTCCAAATTGGACGTGAATGGAGAAGCGGCGCACCCGCTCTACGACTTTTTGAAAAGATCTGGACCTTTTGCTGGCTTTGATGAAACCGATATTCAGGCCAAACTATTGAAATTGATGGTGGCTGATAAAGCGCCAGAATGGTTACATGGAGATGCAATCAAATGGAATTTCACGAAATTCCTGATTGATGCAGAAGGTCGTGTGGTTAGACGCTTCGAACCGATCGACTCCATTGACGAGATTCAAGAGAGTATTAAGCAGCTTCTATAA
- a CDS encoding helix-turn-helix domain-containing protein, whose protein sequence is MWKVLLVEDEVFVRESVREIISWEELGFTVIGESGNGTEALAMIIQEAPDLVLTDIVMPGMDGLELLKQTRQAGLKTKFVMLTCMGEFEYVRRAMEYGASNYILKLSMSVNSLRDTLRKVSAELGASAEARTETTHHEEPSSTPVLTSTPASTDSLTVSSAPPSAIDLPFTPVREPVVKHPEISKIIEYIGQHYDQDITVKSMSRYVMMGENYVSALFKKKTGHTLIHYLHGVRMEKAAEYLRETDLPVQEIGYRVGFGSDNYFIKIFKRWTGCTPSQYRHRS, encoded by the coding sequence ATGTGGAAGGTATTACTTGTAGAGGATGAGGTATTTGTACGAGAGTCGGTGCGAGAGATTATTTCCTGGGAAGAGCTGGGCTTCACGGTCATCGGAGAATCCGGTAATGGAACCGAAGCGCTTGCCATGATCATACAGGAGGCACCTGATCTTGTACTGACCGATATTGTGATGCCGGGTATGGATGGTCTGGAATTACTCAAACAGACGCGTCAGGCCGGGTTAAAAACCAAGTTTGTGATGCTCACCTGTATGGGGGAGTTCGAGTATGTACGCCGTGCAATGGAGTACGGGGCTTCGAATTATATTCTGAAGCTGTCGATGAGTGTGAATTCGTTGCGTGATACACTCCGTAAGGTAAGTGCGGAACTGGGAGCCTCAGCTGAAGCCCGGACAGAGACAACGCATCATGAAGAGCCATCATCCACACCAGTTCTAACATCTACGCCTGCATCGACTGATTCTCTAACCGTCTCTTCCGCGCCGCCGTCTGCAATCGATCTTCCATTTACACCTGTGCGTGAGCCGGTTGTGAAGCATCCGGAGATTAGCAAAATAATTGAGTATATCGGGCAGCATTACGATCAGGACATTACCGTCAAATCCATGTCGCGTTACGTGATGATGGGGGAGAATTATGTGAGTGCTTTGTTCAAAAAGAAAACTGGCCATACCCTGATTCATTATCTGCATGGAGTACGGATGGAGAAAGCGGCGGAATACTTGCGTGAGACAGACCTTCCCGTACAGGAAATTGGTTACCGGGTAGGGTTCGGAAGCGATAATTATTTTATCAAAATATTCAAGCGTTGGACCGGTTGCACGCCCAGTCAGTATCGCCATCGCTCGTGA
- a CDS encoding ABC transporter substrate-binding protein, whose protein sequence is MRIRKGLTGLIVGALMLGLLAGCVGKNETNGGDNGGGAAAGKVKLTMWGAVPPENGPQEVVDTWNAEHPDIQVEYVRFVNDDDGNLKLDTALSTGQNVDLYVNYTLTNLDKRIKGGTALDLGEFKDYNIDEKMGEDAASWKVDGKYYGMPTKKNAAFFALNMKALDQAGLSVPTAWTWDEAREYALKLKNVGFKYGLVQHTASYVDPLDSVLVKNGYVKADGTSNLDDPLVTKWLETLNGMMKEDATTPPLGEQLTSKMPVENMFLGGESAMINIGEWLIRTSNNMTEFPRDWKIAFAPVPRLVAQEADMVKSGGLGDFIAINSKSKNKEAAWEFLKWYADGGMMPMAAGGRLPSSNAVDQQTAIDHLLGDYADSYDKESLEFVLYGDKTPTFVRSIAQEVVDLRAQEYEKFFLGNQTAEVTVQNMVKRHNDWLKQNQ, encoded by the coding sequence ATGAGAATCAGAAAAGGATTAACCGGGTTAATCGTAGGTGCGCTGATGCTGGGCTTGCTTGCTGGCTGTGTTGGTAAAAATGAGACGAATGGTGGAGATAACGGGGGTGGAGCAGCAGCGGGAAAAGTGAAGCTTACCATGTGGGGCGCAGTGCCGCCGGAGAATGGTCCGCAGGAAGTTGTGGATACCTGGAATGCAGAGCATCCTGACATTCAAGTGGAATATGTGCGGTTTGTGAATGACGACGACGGTAATCTGAAGCTGGATACGGCACTGTCCACCGGTCAGAACGTTGACCTATATGTCAATTACACTCTGACGAATCTCGATAAACGCATTAAGGGCGGGACGGCATTGGATCTCGGTGAGTTCAAGGACTACAACATTGACGAGAAAATGGGAGAAGACGCGGCTTCGTGGAAAGTAGACGGTAAATATTACGGTATGCCAACCAAGAAAAATGCGGCCTTTTTCGCCTTAAATATGAAAGCGCTTGATCAAGCGGGACTGAGCGTACCCACAGCCTGGACTTGGGATGAAGCCCGAGAATATGCACTCAAGCTGAAGAATGTTGGTTTCAAGTACGGTTTGGTACAGCATACCGCTTCCTATGTGGACCCGCTCGATTCTGTACTGGTCAAGAACGGTTATGTTAAGGCAGACGGAACTTCCAATCTCGACGATCCGCTTGTTACCAAATGGCTGGAGACTTTGAATGGAATGATGAAGGAGGATGCAACTACACCTCCACTCGGCGAACAGCTGACTTCCAAAATGCCGGTGGAGAACATGTTCCTTGGTGGTGAGTCCGCCATGATTAACATTGGGGAGTGGCTGATTCGCACGTCGAACAACATGACCGAGTTTCCACGTGATTGGAAAATCGCCTTTGCTCCGGTACCGAGACTGGTTGCACAGGAAGCAGATATGGTGAAGAGTGGAGGGCTTGGTGACTTTATCGCGATCAATTCCAAGTCGAAAAATAAAGAAGCCGCATGGGAGTTCCTGAAATGGTACGCCGATGGAGGGATGATGCCGATGGCTGCCGGTGGACGTCTGCCGTCCTCGAATGCGGTTGATCAACAGACGGCTATTGATCATCTGCTCGGTGATTATGCCGATTCTTATGACAAAGAGTCACTGGAGTTTGTGTTGTACGGTGACAAGACACCTACATTTGTCCGCAGCATTGCGCAAGAGGTAGTCGATCTGCGTGCACAGGAGTATGAAAAGTTCTTCCTTGGTAACCAGACTGCTGAAGTTACGGTACAGAACATGGTCAAACGCCATAATGACTGGCTGAAGCAGAATCAATAG
- a CDS encoding sugar ABC transporter permease, with product MHKSWMKRQSRLGYLFIGPNMIGVLLFFIIPAVYSFYLMFTDYKFMSPETHFVGLDNIRRMFNDDLFGVALRNTFVFLLAVPISMGLAFIVAVALNKSVYWQKTLRALYFMPYITSGVAIAFVWMLLFQPTSGPINGFLRGIGITNPPGWLSTTEWSMYAIDIIWIWFMLGYNMIIYLAALQEIPEELVEAAKIDGARPWQTIRQVIWPLVSPTTFLLLITGLIMTIKNFGIIQAITQGGPGNSTTVLSLFIYQNAFRYYEMGYAAAISWALFAIIMVFTVLQWVGQKRWVHY from the coding sequence ATGCATAAATCCTGGATGAAACGGCAGAGCAGGCTCGGGTATTTGTTTATTGGGCCCAATATGATTGGTGTGCTGTTGTTTTTTATTATACCGGCTGTCTATTCATTCTATCTCATGTTCACCGATTACAAATTCATGAGCCCGGAGACACATTTTGTGGGGCTGGACAATATCCGCCGTATGTTCAATGATGATCTGTTTGGGGTAGCGCTGCGAAATACATTTGTATTTCTGTTAGCGGTTCCAATATCAATGGGGTTGGCATTCATCGTGGCTGTTGCATTGAACAAGTCGGTGTACTGGCAAAAAACACTGCGTGCCCTCTATTTCATGCCCTATATCACTAGCGGCGTTGCGATCGCCTTTGTCTGGATGCTGCTGTTCCAGCCAACGTCGGGACCGATAAACGGTTTTTTGCGGGGGATCGGTATTACAAATCCACCTGGCTGGTTATCGACAACTGAATGGTCCATGTATGCGATTGATATCATCTGGATCTGGTTCATGCTGGGGTACAACATGATTATTTATTTAGCAGCTCTGCAGGAGATCCCGGAGGAATTAGTTGAGGCTGCTAAGATTGATGGAGCCCGCCCTTGGCAGACCATTCGTCAAGTGATCTGGCCGCTTGTGAGCCCAACGACCTTTTTACTGCTGATAACAGGACTGATTATGACGATCAAAAACTTTGGCATTATTCAGGCGATTACTCAGGGTGGGCCGGGAAACAGTACAACAGTGTTGTCGCTTTTTATCTACCAGAATGCCTTCCGCTATTATGAGATGGGATACGCTGCTGCCATTAGCTGGGCGCTCTTTGCCATCATCATGGTCTTCACAGTATTGCAGTGGGTTGGACAGAAACGTTGGGTTCACTATTAA
- a CDS encoding helix-turn-helix transcriptional regulator: MELLNHIYWKKKATFALAEDIYDAWVVFAVEEGVFRYEIDGLTGEAGFADLVLCPPHVAFRRETVTPLTFHYMQFSCNTTDGENLLPPIGKSLINDTKRLASTYAYLRQASEDNDEASTGWKTHLMLDLWRLYQWERRQSGLMETKFTEDALMAEAAALLEEWAGEAVSLRTLAEHLALSPVQLTRRFREAFQETPSDYLKAIRLKKAKALLADSRLTLTQIAERCGYENGFYLSRVFSSTIGISPSEYRRRHQV, translated from the coding sequence ATGGAGCTTCTTAATCACATCTACTGGAAGAAGAAAGCTACATTTGCGCTCGCAGAAGATATCTACGATGCTTGGGTGGTTTTTGCCGTTGAAGAGGGAGTATTCCGTTACGAGATTGATGGACTGACAGGAGAGGCGGGGTTTGCTGATCTGGTGTTGTGCCCACCCCACGTTGCTTTTCGCAGAGAGACGGTAACCCCGCTGACGTTTCACTATATGCAGTTCTCTTGTAACACCACAGACGGGGAGAACCTTCTGCCGCCAATTGGAAAATCTCTAATTAATGATACAAAGCGTCTGGCTTCAACATATGCCTACCTTCGTCAGGCGAGTGAGGACAACGATGAGGCTTCAACAGGATGGAAAACCCATTTGATGTTGGATTTGTGGCGGCTATATCAATGGGAGCGCAGACAGAGTGGGCTAATGGAAACGAAGTTCACGGAGGATGCTCTGATGGCTGAAGCAGCAGCATTGTTGGAAGAGTGGGCAGGAGAGGCAGTTAGCCTGCGAACGTTGGCCGAACATCTGGCATTGAGTCCAGTCCAGCTCACCCGAAGGTTCCGGGAGGCCTTTCAAGAGACACCCTCCGATTATCTGAAGGCGATTCGTCTCAAAAAGGCAAAAGCCTTACTGGCAGATAGCCGTCTGACCCTTACGCAGATCGCCGAGAGATGTGGATATGAGAACGGATTTTATCTGAGCCGTGTATTTTCGTCCACCATAGGAATCAGCCCCTCGGAGTACCGGAGACGACATCAAGTGTGA
- a CDS encoding nitroreductase family protein, which translates to MTTFFDALKNRRSYYGISKESTISDAKIQEIVEEAVKYTPTSFNSQTSRAVVLLGEQHDKLWNHTEEILREVVGNEEAFKSTAEKMTGFRSGYGTVLFFEDNNAIAQLQQNFAAYADNFPIWANQSNGMLQLVIWTALEQEGLGASLQHYNPLIDEKVKQEWNIPENWRLIAQMPFGKPTAAPGEKQFQPIEERVKVHK; encoded by the coding sequence ATGACTACTTTTTTTGATGCGTTGAAAAACAGAAGATCTTATTACGGAATCAGCAAGGAATCTACAATTTCGGATGCTAAAATCCAAGAAATCGTAGAAGAAGCAGTGAAGTATACACCAACTTCCTTTAACTCACAAACATCCCGTGCGGTTGTACTGCTCGGCGAACAACATGATAAATTGTGGAATCACACAGAAGAAATTTTGCGTGAAGTGGTAGGTAATGAAGAAGCTTTCAAATCCACAGCAGAGAAAATGACTGGATTCCGCAGCGGATATGGTACGGTTCTCTTCTTCGAAGATAACAATGCGATCGCACAGCTTCAACAGAATTTTGCAGCTTATGCAGATAACTTCCCGATCTGGGCGAATCAATCCAACGGTATGTTGCAACTGGTAATCTGGACGGCTCTGGAACAAGAAGGTCTGGGTGCATCTTTGCAGCACTACAATCCGTTGATTGACGAAAAAGTGAAGCAAGAGTGGAACATTCCTGAGAACTGGAGATTGATCGCTCAGATGCCATTCGGTAAACCAACGGCAGCACCGGGTGAGAAACAATTCCAACCGATTGAAGAGCGCGTAAAAGTACACAAGTAA
- a CDS encoding S-layer homology domain-containing protein: MNNRLKDMTNQRVWKIVLCGLLTLGSVASSGVQAAAVQQQFQDTRTSYAKDAITHLVNKGIAAGTSETTFEPKKAVTRAEFATFAVRLLGLKPVKNNINPYQDISINAWYYGNVAAMTNLFILEGKGQGTFQPNASITREEAAALLVRMLKQQPVETSLLSSTYFDAADISDWARPYVQTVYQLGLMRGSGGMFRPHDQVTREEAAVMLDAILQKKTWSEQLQRGDELGVQLGWQYNSTTAEFKKQVEQSEVNTLVPRWFFLNSSMKVTDHTDPALISWASATDRQLWPLLGNRSDSALTHQMLSSSTNRAAVISQVAAYVKTYKLDGINVDFENVDPADREGLTAFVTSLTATLHALGAVVSVDVSPDLGTDWTEAFDYAKLGAVSDYMVLMGYEEHWNGDPIAGSVASLPWVEKALDTMLSEVVRAKTILALPLYTRDWSSVNPATSSWDITLSEQGTRAHAIGSVRRWDASLVQYMIGYNSNGMPRYIWAEDSRSLSAKVLMSEQRQIAGLAYWYMGGETADVWNAISNASRFESYNF, encoded by the coding sequence GTGAATAATAGATTAAAAGACATGACGAATCAACGTGTGTGGAAGATAGTTTTGTGTGGGTTATTAACACTTGGGTCGGTGGCTAGTTCGGGCGTTCAGGCTGCAGCCGTGCAGCAACAGTTTCAGGATACCCGTACGAGTTATGCCAAGGATGCCATTACACATTTGGTGAACAAAGGCATTGCTGCCGGTACGTCAGAGACTACATTTGAACCGAAGAAAGCCGTCACTCGTGCAGAATTTGCGACGTTTGCGGTGAGATTGCTAGGTTTGAAGCCCGTTAAAAATAATATCAATCCTTATCAGGATATCAGCATAAATGCCTGGTATTACGGCAATGTTGCTGCCATGACTAATCTTTTCATTCTGGAGGGAAAGGGTCAGGGAACATTCCAGCCTAATGCGTCCATTACGCGCGAAGAAGCGGCTGCTCTTCTTGTTCGGATGTTAAAACAACAACCCGTAGAGACGTCACTTTTATCTTCAACGTATTTCGACGCAGCGGATATCTCGGACTGGGCACGTCCTTATGTGCAGACGGTGTATCAACTTGGATTGATGCGGGGAAGTGGAGGCATGTTCCGACCGCATGATCAAGTAACGCGCGAAGAAGCTGCGGTCATGCTTGATGCGATCTTACAAAAGAAAACATGGTCTGAACAGTTACAACGTGGAGATGAACTCGGCGTTCAGTTGGGCTGGCAATATAATTCCACTACCGCTGAATTCAAGAAGCAGGTGGAACAGTCTGAAGTGAATACGCTCGTCCCACGCTGGTTTTTCCTGAATAGCAGTATGAAAGTAACGGATCACACGGACCCTGCATTGATCTCCTGGGCATCCGCCACTGACAGGCAGTTATGGCCATTGCTTGGGAATCGTTCTGATTCGGCACTTACCCATCAGATGTTATCCAGCTCAACGAACCGAGCGGCAGTGATCTCACAGGTAGCTGCTTATGTCAAAACCTATAAATTGGACGGCATTAATGTGGACTTCGAGAATGTTGATCCTGCGGATCGTGAAGGGTTAACGGCATTTGTGACCTCCTTGACGGCTACGTTGCACGCATTGGGTGCAGTGGTGTCTGTGGATGTATCACCGGATCTGGGTACAGATTGGACGGAGGCATTTGATTATGCCAAACTGGGCGCTGTATCGGATTATATGGTGCTGATGGGATACGAGGAACACTGGAACGGTGATCCGATAGCAGGATCTGTGGCGTCTCTTCCATGGGTGGAAAAGGCACTGGATACTATGCTCTCCGAGGTGGTACGTGCCAAAACCATTTTGGCCCTTCCGTTGTACACACGAGACTGGTCCTCGGTGAACCCGGCAACCAGTTCTTGGGACATTACATTGTCAGAACAGGGAACGCGCGCGCATGCTATAGGATCTGTAAGACGATGGGATGCAAGTCTGGTTCAATATATGATTGGGTACAACAGCAACGGAATGCCAAGATATATATGGGCAGAGGACAGTCGTTCGTTATCAGCCAAAGTGTTGATGAGTGAACAACGTCAGATTGCCGGTCTGGCTTACTGGTATATGGGCGGCGAAACAGCCGATGTGTGGAACGCTATTTCGAATGCTTCACGATTTGAATCATATAACTTCTGA
- a CDS encoding histidine kinase: MKKPNWKRWLPQRLRYRLFGAFVVLILLPFSALNVYNYQQIESLVEQKISEQSHEQLVQMYRSLEDQMSIAFKTLIFLEQDSAVRSVLTSPDSRTPLENKSLVEEKFKMINNSFFLYNPSVYFTLLDFYDSVYTSYLPKTALAYGPYLEQFRERLGEISIPKGGKDSHPLQPEELFYRWDARDTNPVLRELSSSPYLLSLYAYMKDSGGKRYGLARISIDYSYWFQTMLKDSQTNQEYYLITGSGETIARSSKTAALSPEVTREIALHPAQAYLTDPASDTLINYVYIESLDWYMVNRIPLSILFTEISELKQRYFLTFFGFTGAFVVMAFMISATFTRPLSHLQNKMREVVRKNLKIRIPEGRSRGEVLELTRTFNTMLDDANQMINRLKAEERQKEAVHFHMLLAQMNPHFLLNTLNTMKWSAIRSGNEEISEMCVSLGKLLEVSLNSQVELVYLKDEIELVQAYLHIQRIRYRDSFEVTCDFDDKLEYALVPKLSLQPLVENAIHHGVGPMEQLGQIRIGIYRQDTGMLMLEVADNGIGMEESRRQQTTRTRPGIGLSNLRERLRLLFKGQSELEVIDTKPGTLVRFSIPFLLSTPYVQKRSD; this comes from the coding sequence ATGAAGAAGCCAAACTGGAAGCGTTGGTTGCCACAGCGGCTCAGATACCGTCTGTTTGGTGCATTTGTGGTGTTGATTCTCTTGCCGTTCAGTGCATTAAATGTCTACAATTATCAGCAGATTGAATCCCTGGTTGAGCAGAAAATCAGTGAACAGAGCCATGAGCAGCTGGTGCAGATGTACCGCTCTCTGGAGGACCAGATGAGCATTGCGTTCAAAACGCTCATTTTTCTGGAACAGGATTCTGCGGTAAGAAGTGTGCTAACTTCCCCGGACAGTCGTACGCCGCTGGAGAACAAGTCACTGGTGGAAGAAAAGTTCAAGATGATTAACAACAGTTTCTTTCTATATAATCCCTCGGTGTACTTCACTCTGCTGGATTTTTATGATAGCGTTTACACTTCGTATTTGCCAAAAACAGCACTGGCTTATGGCCCTTATCTGGAGCAATTCCGCGAACGTCTTGGAGAAATATCCATTCCAAAAGGGGGTAAAGATTCGCACCCGCTTCAACCGGAAGAACTTTTCTATCGCTGGGATGCACGGGATACCAATCCTGTGCTCCGGGAGTTATCCTCCAGCCCGTATCTGTTGTCGCTGTATGCCTATATGAAAGATAGCGGTGGGAAACGGTACGGATTGGCTCGGATCAGCATTGATTACTCGTACTGGTTCCAAACGATGTTGAAAGATTCACAAACTAATCAGGAGTATTATCTTATTACAGGAAGTGGAGAGACCATAGCCAGATCATCCAAAACAGCGGCGCTGTCCCCGGAAGTTACACGTGAAATAGCTTTGCATCCGGCACAGGCTTATCTGACTGACCCAGCCTCGGATACGCTGATTAACTACGTGTACATTGAATCACTGGACTGGTATATGGTGAATCGCATTCCGCTGTCCATTCTGTTTACAGAGATATCTGAGCTTAAACAGCGTTACTTTCTGACCTTTTTTGGCTTCACAGGCGCATTTGTAGTGATGGCCTTTATGATCTCGGCTACATTTACGCGCCCCTTGTCGCACTTACAGAATAAGATGAGAGAGGTTGTCCGCAAAAACCTCAAGATTCGTATTCCCGAAGGCCGCAGTCGTGGGGAAGTACTGGAGCTGACGCGTACCTTCAATACGATGCTGGATGATGCCAATCAGATGATTAACAGACTTAAGGCAGAAGAACGCCAGAAGGAAGCGGTACATTTTCACATGCTCCTCGCTCAGATGAATCCGCACTTTCTCCTGAATACATTGAATACAATGAAATGGAGTGCGATACGCAGCGGGAATGAGGAGATCTCCGAGATGTGTGTTTCCTTGGGCAAACTACTGGAGGTCAGCCTGAATTCACAGGTCGAATTGGTATACCTGAAGGACGAGATTGAACTGGTTCAAGCCTACCTTCATATTCAGCGGATTCGTTACCGCGATAGCTTTGAGGTGACTTGTGACTTTGACGACAAGCTGGAGTATGCGCTGGTACCCAAGCTGAGCTTGCAGCCCCTTGTGGAGAATGCCATTCATCATGGTGTGGGACCAATGGAGCAACTTGGACAAATCCGCATCGGGATATATAGGCAAGACACAGGAATGCTGATGCTGGAGGTAGCAGACAACGGAATTGGTATGGAGGAATCCCGGCGTCAGCAGACAACCCGCACGCGTCCGGGGATTGGTCTGTCCAACCTCAGGGAACGATTGCGATTACTGTTCAAAGGCCAAAGTGAACTTGAAGTGATTGATACCAAACCGGGGACATTAGTGAGGTTCAGCATTCCTTTTTTATTGTCGACGCCTTATGTACAGAAGCGATCAGACTAG